The stretch of DNA AGTCTTGGACACCACGGTTATGCTGTTGGCATTTGGAACATGCTGGTTTTCGAACTGAATCCTTGAATGTGTTATTCGGAAGGAAATCCTGGCTGTTTCAGGGGACCTCTGTTTTCCCTTTTTTTCCCCTCGTACTACTAGGGATTTTGCTTTGACACGCAAGGGAATTATGTGTGGTGAACTTGCCATTGCACACCCCCACATTTcactcttttcttttttcataCAGTAGATTTTGCTTGACACACGAGTGTGAGTTTACATGTCATGCTGAAGGAAACTTGCTGTGTGTTTTGCTTGTTTTCATACAAGAGACTTGGAACTCGTGAAGTGCTGCTTCACATTATGTGTTGTGAACTTGCCATTGCACACACCCATAAGGCACTCTAATTTTGTTTTCATACAGTAGTTTTTTGCTTTTGACACAGAGAGTGGTCTGTGTGAGCTACAGTACATGTTTATACACTGATACTCTGTTTGGTCAATCTGGGAATGACTTGTGCAATTGCAAGTTCAGAACAACACATAATTACAAGCAGCACTTTTAAAAGTTTCGGTCCACTTCAAATGGGCAGTCTATATATCGGCCGCTCAGCTGCTGAGGTTGCGCCACGCCGACCAGATGATCCCCAcaagcacggccgccgccgcaacaGCGTTCACCAGCAGCTGCCTTGCAGGCTCCGCCGACGTCGTCGCCGGAGCATCTCCCAGCGCCTGCGCTTGGTTCTTCCCAAACTTACCACCCGTCTGCTCCTGCGTCCCCTTCTTTTTcttgctcttcttcttctcctccggTAGTGCCCGACTGATCTTGCCGTCTTCCTCTGGTACCTTGGTATCTTGCAGTGGCTCCTTCGGCGTTTCCTCTGCGCGACCAGTAGGCACGGCTGCCGGAGCAGTGGCATCTTGCAGTTGCTTCTTCGGCGCTTCATCTGCGTGACGAGTAGGCAGAGGTGCCGGAGAAGGGGGTGACACGGAGATTGCTCTCTCTGGCATTGCTCTCCCATGTGGGGGCGGCGACGGCTTCGGCTCTGCGGCGGTTGCCTTTGTCCATTCGTCAACGGCGGGCTTCGACGGAGCTGGTCGTGGAGGCTGTGGCGACGGCGGTGGCAGGTCTGAAAAAATAGGAGCGCGAGGTGGTTCGGGTGGAGGCGGTGAACGTCGCGGTGGCTCTGGAGAAATAGGAGGGCGTGGTGGTGCCGGCGGTGGAGATGGACGTggagccggcgccggcggcagctTAGAGTGAGCAGGAAggcgaggtggtggcggtggggGTGACGGAGGCTGACGCGGCGGCGGGTCAGAGTAAGTTTGACGAGGCGGCgcgggtggtgctggtggtggtggacgcCGACTTGGTGGCTGCTCGTACtttggaggtggaggtggtggtgctggcggcggcgatgcaggccgacgcggcggcggctcagtaGGAGCCCGAGGCGGTGATACACGCCGACGTGGCTCAAAATAAGTActaggtggtggcggcggcggcggcggctcagtaGGAGCACGAGGCGGTGATACACGCCGACGTGGTGGCTCAAAATAAGTTCTAGGTGGtgctggcggtggcggcggcggctcagtaGGAGCACGAGGGGGTGATACACGCCGACGTGGTGGCTCAAAATAAGTTCtaggtggtggcggcggtggcggtggcggtggcggcggcggcggctcagtaGGAGCACGAGGGGGTGATACACGCCGAGGAGGCTCGAAATAAATTctaggtggtggtggcggtggcggtggcggcggcgatggaggccGGAGCGGCGGCGTTGGCTTAGAATAACTTGGAAGACGAGGTGGGGGTGGAGGCGGTGGTGATGGACGTGGCGGCGCCGGTTCGGAATAACTTGGAGGGCGAGTTGGTGGTGGAGGCGGTTGCGACGGAGCTTGTGGCGGCGGCCGTTCATAAGCAGGAGCACGAGGTGGTGCCAGCGGTGGTGGCGATGGGCGCCGACGCGGCGGCGACTGAGAATAGCCTGGAGGACGGCGAGGTGGTGGCGGGAGTGGCGGTGATTGACGTTGTTTCGTCGGCGGCTCAGAGTAGGCCGCAGGAGGCCAGCGAGGCGGTGCCGGTGGCGGTGACGGCGACGTCTCGGGCTCAGGGGATGGCGTCTTTCCGGCCGCGGCGACGATGGGGAGCGTGATGATGAGCTTCTCGCCCTCGAACCTGGCGCGGACGCCGTCGGCGTCGCAGTTGTCGGGGAGGCGGAGGTCCTTCTTGAACCGCGCCCACCGGCCACCCCTCGCCGGCCGCTCCCCGGTGGCGCGGAGCACGCCGTGGTTGTCCACCTGCACCCTCACCTGGTCCTTGCGGAACCCCGGCAGCGAGAtctccaccacgtcctggtccTCCCCGGGCAGCTTCCACTCCACGGCCGGGTCGAAGTCCTCGAACTCCCGcgcggcgccccgccgccggtcCATGGCCGGAGACGACGTACGGTACAGCGACCAAGGTGCTCGCTTTCGCCGCGAGCGTACACGGACAGCGACCCCTCCTCTCGTGTTTATATATTCTCAGGGAGGAGGGATTCCATGGCGTGCTGTCGGCCGGAACTGGTGCTGTGTTTGAGAGGAATTCCATGGATGGATGCATGATGGTCCTGGGAGGAGAAGAGGGAAGGAAGGGGATTGCTTGAGGAGGAtgctcagcagcagcagagcaGCAACTGACATGGAGTGAGATCAGTGTGTTGGGTCACCTCCTTGCTTGGGCAAGGACAtggttcctttctttttcttgcctCCATTGGTCTGCTACTAGGCTAGCTGCTACTGTAGTGGAGTGGTAGCTGAAACATGGAGGCAAGTCCAAAGCATCTGGCTTGCACTGCCGGTCTATGTTAATGTCCTAACCCGGTATCAAATCAAGCTAACTCACaacaaaggaaaaaggaaatgcTTGATTCGAAAACTGATTGAGAAAACCTGAGACTGTTCTAGGAGCAGTGCAATCATGCAATGTAGTAACATGTTTTGGTTGTGATTATTGTTTTCTGAACCTGAATATTCGCAATGCACGGCAAACTGGGCCTGAACTATGCAGTTATTTTGCAGCCTTGCGCTTCAGATCCCACGCGTGGCTATGTGAAAATGACCAAGCTTGTCAGCAGCAAACTAGGAGATTTTCAGTAAAAGGAGGTTAATCATAATTGGAGAGTAACTTGCCAGGGCATTTGCCAACCATTTCTTATAAAGATAAATCGTCACATGTTACCATACCTGCAAACCAAGTACAGAATTTGTAGGAGGCCCAATCTCAACTGAAAGGATCACCAATATGATGTTCTGCCAGGAATTCTAGCTTACAAAATGCAAATCCAGTGGTAAAAAGCATAAGATGTCAACATCTGCAATTGAAACGGCGGTAACAGGTCTTCCTATCCAGCTAACAAAAAGATTAGAGTCGTCATGTAATTCATATCTAGACAGCCCTATGAAATCCTCAAAATAGCCTTTCACTTTGCAATCCTGCAAAGATTTTCACTTCAGAGAACCCGCATTCACTTATGATCAAGCTCAAGCGTCATGACTTGGTGACTTAATTGAGAATCTTACACAGCGTCACAGCCTGCATTACTGCTACGTGCATGCTGCACGAGTGAGCTTCACCGAAATGGtgccatcgactgcttctactcGTTCGCTAGTGAATCCGATTTCCTGCTTACAGAAGGCATCTTGAGCATTGTGTTAGGGTTCTTCCTGAGATTGCAGTAGGCAATTTGAACAGAGCCTGAATAAACTGAATTTTACCTGCGTTGAAGGGTGCTTGGGCATACCTGGTGGCTCGCTGCCCTGGGAGACCTTGAGCGGTCCTGTATCCAGAAAGCGAACACAGGTAGTTAGGTACCAATTAGAAACTCAAGTCAATGGAGCGACTTTGGATCAAAAGTTCCAGCGGATTTTGGGAAGAGAGGAGGATGGACACTGAAATCGGACCAAAATCTTGCCCCAAAATTCATCCTCTTTCCCAACACATGAAGCAAGGGGCTCTCCCTCTCCAGTCTGCATCCAAACACCCAGTGCCCTACTGCCCTCTTATCCCAGTGAGcatgagaagaaaaaaaatctgaTCTTTCTCCTCAAGGGGCGGGCATACCTGGTgggtgctcgtcgccggcgacgagcccgGAGAAGACGCGTCGAAGGGCGTCGCTGCTCTCCCAGTCGGCGCCGCAAGGCCACGAGAGAGAGGCGGAGCTCCCGCGAGCGGCGGTGGAGAACCGGTTCCCGACCGGTATTTTTGCAGAAGACCCCCTgtattggatcgcgattattgaTCGCGATCCTGTATTGCAAAATGCACCCTAAAATTTTACACAGGACCCCCTACTTGGGATCGTGATTAGTAATTTCGATCCGATTATTTACAAAGTGACCCCTAGCTTTTATATATAACCCCCAGATTGGATCGCGATAATTAATCGCTATCCGATTATTTACAAAATACCCCCTACATATTTGCATACAACCCCCTTGTTCAGATGGGGTCCTCCTCCCTCCCGTCGGGCGCCCGCTGCAGCCGCCGCGGCCTTCTTCTCGGTTGCGTTGAGGAAGAAGGCGTCGAAGGAGTAGGCCGCGACGAGGTTCCCGTACAGCTTCAGCTTGCTGAGGGACGGGACGACGGGCGGCTCCGCCCGCTCCTCCTCGTAGTGGCCTCCGGCCACGGATGCCGGAGCCTCGGGTCGCGCTCTCGCCGCCGGCTCCTCTCCTCTTGTTGCGTTCGTCCGGGTCTGGGGCTCTGTGGGTGGGGGAATATCTGGGGGTAGAAAGAAAGGGCCTGCAGCGGCAACAGGGGCTCAGGGCTGCGCCTACGCGATTACTGTGTGTGAGCGTGCCTGCAGAAGAAGCTGCTGCTCGGTGAGATGCTGCAGGAGGTGTGTAAGACCGGGCAGAAGGATCCGGCATTCCGGATGATATCGAAGAACTGTAGAAGTAAGCTAGTGGTTTCCGGAAGCCCTCTTCAGACTGGCCGTTGTCGTCGTCGTCATTCCCGATCCGGCGAGATCGAGATCGTTTCTCTGGGCATTTGCGAGGTTGATGAGCAGCTGCAGGATGGTATGTCTGATGTGGTCAGATCAACGCACAGTGGTGAGCTTAGAGCTGCTCAGAGGTGATTTATGCTGTCAGCAGAAATCGTCAGGTTGATGCTCGTGTCGTGGTTTGTTGGGTCTCCCAGGCAAACGCCGGCACCGGGGAAGAAACTCCCTGCTCAGGAAAAACACACGCACGCAAAACTGGAGTCTGGTATTTTGTGCCGCAAAACGTGCAGCGTTTTCTGTATATTGCTACTCCTTTTATTTGTTCAAAACAGAAAGGAAACGAGAGACTCGGAGAGCTTCCCACGTCGTGCATTGGATCGTATCCATCCCCACGTCCGCTCGACGCGCGCATGCACCCACGAGCTCAGGCATGCAGCTATTCCCGGCATGCCTCCTACGCGCACGGCAGCCACAGGTCGGTGCTTCGTGCGCATGCAAACAAAAAGAAAATGCATGAACTAAACTAGCGTGTCAAGGCTTAACAGAGTTTGAACTGACAATCCTCCCCCTAAGCCTTGATCACTGTCTTGACGTCGACGAGGCCGAGCTTGGACCGCAGTTGCAAGAACTGGTCGCGCCCAAGGGCCTTCGTCAGGATGTCCGCCAGCTGAATCTTGGTGTCGATCGGCTCAACATCCACCCTGCCTTCCTCGATGCACTCTCGGATGTAGTGGTACTTGACATCAATATGTTTGCTCCGATCATGAAAGACAGGGTTCTTACTCAGCTGGATCGCGGACTGATTGTCGATGTTCAACGTGACGGCGCCGGCCTCCCTTCCCCTCAGCTCTGCTAGAAGGCGCGCCAACCACACTGCTTGGCAGGAAGCCGTCGCGGCTGCAATGTACTCAGCTTCGCAGCTGGATAGCGCCACGACCTTCTGTTTCTGCGACTGCCAGGTGATGATGTTCCTGCCGAGGAAGAACAGCATGCCACTGGTGCTCTTGCGACCGTCGACGTCTGCACCATGATCGCTATCGCTGTAGCCGAGGAGAGTAgcttctccttccttcctccgGTAGTGACACCCGTAGTTCACCGTCCCTGCGACGTACCGAAGTATACGCTTGACAGCAATTAGGTGCTCGGTGGTGGGCTTCTCCATGAACCGCGAGACGTAGCCCACTGCGTACGCCAAGTCCGGCCTTGTGTTCACCAAGTAGCGCAGCGCGCCCACGATCCGCCGGTATTCAGTAGCGTCGACAGCTGGTTCGGTACTGAACTTGCTGAGCTTGAGGCGCGTCTCCATGGGCGTGACACTAGCGTTGCAGCCTGCTAGCTCCGCAGCCTCTAGGATCTTCGTGGCGTAGGCGCCCTGGCTGATGGTGATACCGGCCGTGGTCTGGTTCACCTCCAGGCCGAGGTAGTAGTGCAGCAGCCCTAGGTCGCTCATCTGGAATGTGCTCTTCATCTCCTCCTTGAACTGCTTGAGCTCAGTGATGTCGCCCCCCGTGATGACGAGGTCGTCGACGTACACGCCCACGATCAGCCGGTGTACTCCCTTGCCGCGAGTGTACACTGCGTGCTCGGAGTCGCTGCGCTGGAACCCGAGCGACGCCAGCGAGGCGTCCAGCTTGGCGTACCACGCGCGCGGAGCTTGACGTAGGCCGTAGAGCGCCTTGATCAGGCGCAGCACCTTCTGCTCCTTGCCTGCTACCACGAACCCCGGCGGATGGGCGACGTAGACTTCCTCCCGCAGCTCGCCGTTGAGGAAGGCCGACTTCACGTCCATGTGGTGGACGGGCCAGCCCTCGCTCGCCGCGAGCGCCAACAGGAGCCGGACCGACTCCAGCCTCGCCACCGGCGCGAAGACCTCGTCATAGTCGATCCCTTGGCGTTGCACGTAGCCCTTTGCGACGAGCCGAGCCTTGTGCTTGGTGATGATCCCAGTGGCGTCCCTCTTGGTCTTGAAGACCCACTTGAGCCCAATTGGGCGCTGGTGCGGTGGAGGGTCGACGAGCTCCCAAGTGCCGTTCGCTTCGATGGAAGTCATCTCGTCAAGCATTGCCTTCCTCCAGCACTCGTGTGCTTGCGCCTGCTCGAAGTTCGCCGGCTCGTCCGCGCTTGCCAGCAACAGACCTTGCTCCTGGTTCCGGTGCGCCAAGCCTGGGGCGTCGCCGGACCTAGGATGTCGTCGATGGTGCGGAACCGGAGGGGAGCGTCGTCGTCGTGCTTTGCGTCCAGATTCTCCACCGCTCCACTTGGCGGTGTCACGAATGTGATCTTCGGTGGCGCCGGCGTGTGCTTGGTTGGGGCCGGCGTTACGTGCGGGGTCGGAGCTGGCGTTGACGGCTCGGGCGTGTCCTCCCGCGGCTGCTGCTGGAGTGTGGTTGTGACCTCAGGATGCACGACGGTGGTGTACTCGATCACGAACTCGTCGTTGCCGCTCGCCGCCGTGTCCGCGCCCCACTCCCACCGCGCCTCCTCGTCGAATATGACGTCGCGGCTGATGTGGACGCGGCGCGCTGCTGGATCATAGACCCTGTACGCCTTGGAGCCCGGCTCGTAGCCGACGAAGATCATGGGCCTGCTGCGATCGTCGAGCTTCTTCATGTTCGGCCCGACGTTCTTGACGTGCGCCATGCACCCGAATGTTCGCAGATGATGCACCGCCGGCGTGGACCCGTTCCACAGCTCGTAGGGTGTCTTGCCGCCGGTCCCCTTTGTCGTTGTCCTGTTGAGGATGTAGACGGCAGTGTTGATGGCCTCCCCCCAGAACATGCTGGGGAGCCCCTTTGCGTTGATCATGCTCCTGGCCATCCCGACCACTGTTTGGTTCCTCCGCTCGACGATGCCGTTCTGTTGTGGCGTGTACGGCGCCGTGAGCTGACGCCCGACTCCGAGCTCGGCGCAGTATGCGGTGAATTGCGCCGACATGAACTCTCCCCCGCGATCGGTACGCAGGGCGAGGAGCTTTCTCCCGCTCTTGCGCTCTGCTGCCGCCTGGATCCTCTTGATGGCGGCCGGGGCGACGTCCTTGGTGCCCAGCAGCGCCACCCACATGAACCTGCTGAAGTCGTCGACGATGAGCAGGAAATAGCGGTTGCCGCTCGGGGTGGCCGGCGTGATCGGCCCGCAGAGGTCGCCGTGGAAGAGGTCTAGCGGGTTGTTGGAGCGTCGCAGCGCCTGGTTCGGGAACGGAGCGCGTCGGTGCTTGCCGGCGATGCAAGCGTCACAGAGCTGCTCCACCTGGGACAGCACAGGCAGACCTCGGACGAGCCTTTCTCTGCCCATCTTGCGCAGCGCGGCGAAGTTGGTGTGGCCGAACCGCGCGTGCCAGTGCCACGCATCCTCACCGGCGCTAGCAGCCAGACATACCGGCCGTGCAATGTTGAGGTCGAGCACGTACAGTCGTCCTGGTCCTCGGTGTATCTTGGCAAGGAGACGGTGTTGTTCATCGCGCACCCGCATGACCCCGCGTCTGATCAGGATCTCGAAGTCGTCCTCGTCGAGTTGCCCGCAGCTGACGATG from Panicum hallii strain FIL2 chromosome 3, PHallii_v3.1, whole genome shotgun sequence encodes:
- the LOC112885651 gene encoding vegetative cell wall protein gp1-like, with the protein product MDRRRGAAREFEDFDPAVEWKLPGEDQDVVEISLPGFRKDQVRVQVDNHGVLRATGERPARGGRWARFKKDLRLPDNCDADGVRARFEGEKLIITLPIVAAAGKTPSPEPETSPSPPPAPPRWPPAAYSEPPTKQRQSPPLPPPPRRPPGYSQSPPRRRPSPPPLAPPRAPAYERPPPQAPSQPPPPPTRPPSYSEPAPPRPSPPPPPPPRLPSYSKPTPPLRPPSPPPPPPPPPPRIYFEPPRRVSPPRAPTEPPPPPPPPPPPPPPRTYFEPPRRRVSPPRAPTEPPPPPPAPPRTYFEPPRRRVSPPRAPTEPPPPPPPPSTYFEPRRRVSPPRAPTEPPPRRPASPPPAPPPPPPKYEQPPSRRPPPPAPPAPPRQTYSDPPPRQPPSPPPPPPRLPAHSKLPPAPAPRPSPPPAPPRPPISPEPPRRSPPPPEPPRAPIFSDLPPPSPQPPRPAPSKPAVDEWTKATAAEPKPSPPPHGRAMPERAISVSPPSPAPLPTRHADEAPKKQLQDATAPAAVPTGRAEETPKEPLQDTKVPEEDGKISRALPEEKKKSKKKKGTQEQTGGKFGKNQAQALGDAPATTSAEPARQLLVNAVAAAAVLVGIIWSAWRNLSS